In Acidobacteriota bacterium, one DNA window encodes the following:
- a CDS encoding TetR/AcrR family transcriptional regulator translates to MAHSSGRDGLGADLAALAAAPEKASPGADPEKRRRILEAAIRTFGRRGFHEARIADIAADAKVAEGTVYLYFRNKEDLLGVVFDESMDDVLEKGRAVARTDASAAERLTALVDLHFQFIGSDRDLASVFQIELRRSARLVERFSRSKLVEHFRLLGDVLRDGIARGEFRKDLDPRLAVRILFGAADEILSEWLLAGEKKPSADARLLVGTLLNGFAAQEKKISLKVKRNSNRRSPK, encoded by the coding sequence ATGGCTCATTCATCGGGCCGGGACGGACTCGGCGCGGACCTGGCGGCCCTTGCGGCGGCCCCGGAAAAGGCGTCCCCGGGCGCCGATCCCGAGAAGCGCCGCCGGATCCTGGAGGCCGCGATCCGCACGTTCGGGCGCCGGGGCTTCCACGAGGCCCGCATCGCGGACATCGCGGCCGACGCGAAGGTCGCCGAGGGCACGGTCTACCTCTACTTCCGCAACAAGGAAGACCTCCTCGGGGTCGTCTTCGACGAGTCGATGGACGACGTTCTCGAGAAAGGCCGCGCGGTCGCGCGCACGGACGCGTCCGCCGCCGAGCGCCTCACGGCCCTCGTCGACCTCCACTTCCAGTTCATCGGGTCGGACCGCGACCTTGCGTCCGTGTTCCAGATCGAGCTCCGCCGAAGCGCGCGCCTCGTCGAGCGCTTCTCGCGCAGCAAGCTCGTCGAACACTTCCGCCTTCTCGGCGACGTCCTGCGCGATGGAATCGCGCGCGGCGAGTTCCGAAAGGACCTCGACCCGCGCCTGGCCGTGCGGATCCTCTTCGGCGCGGCCGACGAGATCCTCTCGGAGTGGCTGCTGGCGGGAGAGAAGAAGCCGAGCGCCGATGCCCGTCTCCTCGTGGGAACCCTTCTCAATGGGTTCGCGGCACAAGAGAAGAAGATTTCTTTGAAGGTGAAGAGAAACTCGAACAGGAGATCCCCGAAGTGA
- a CDS encoding SDR family oxidoreductase, translated as MKVALVTGGAKRLGFEFSKALSDAGYSVALTYRTSRAEADAAVDFLLRRKEGIRAEAFRADFATDDAPIKLFEEIFSSSLFSPSSSLSSPAEPPRLDALVHAASPWIPKPVAAVTLDDWEAVFRAGPRAAFFLAQAAAPELARSSGSILFVSDVAATQAWPTHVPHAAAKAAINALVRNLAVALGPSVRVNAIAPGVVMPPADMSREAVDALVARTPLGRPVAVADLMSMAVAILENRSMTGQVVAVDAGRSAI; from the coding sequence ATGAAGGTCGCACTCGTCACCGGCGGCGCGAAGCGGCTCGGGTTCGAGTTCTCGAAGGCGCTCTCGGATGCCGGGTATTCGGTCGCCCTCACGTACCGCACGAGCCGCGCCGAGGCGGATGCGGCGGTGGATTTTCTTCTTAGAAGGAAAGAAGGGATCCGCGCCGAAGCCTTCCGTGCCGACTTCGCCACCGACGACGCGCCGATCAAACTATTCGAAGAAATCTTCTCTTCCTCCCTCTTCTCCCCCTCTTCCTCGCTTTCGTCCCCCGCGGAGCCACCGCGCCTCGACGCCCTCGTCCACGCCGCTTCGCCGTGGATTCCGAAGCCGGTCGCCGCCGTGACGCTCGACGACTGGGAGGCCGTGTTCCGCGCGGGGCCGCGCGCCGCGTTTTTCCTCGCGCAGGCCGCGGCACCCGAGCTGGCGCGCTCGTCCGGCTCGATCCTCTTCGTCTCCGACGTCGCCGCCACTCAGGCCTGGCCGACGCACGTTCCCCACGCGGCCGCGAAGGCGGCGATCAACGCGCTCGTGCGCAACCTCGCCGTCGCGCTCGGCCCGAGCGTGCGCGTCAACGCGATTGCGCCCGGCGTCGTGATGCCGCCGGCCGACATGAGCCGCGAGGCCGTGGATGCGCTCGTCGCGAGAACTCCGCTCGGCCGCCCGGTCGCCGTCGCCGACCTGATGTCGATGGCCGTCGCGATCCTCGAGAACCGGTCCATGACCGGTCAGGTCGTCGCCGTGGACGCCGGGCGATCCGCCATCTAG
- a CDS encoding thiolase family protein: MGTDFMRVSAVDLGRAAAVEAMARSGIEPSAVDQSIFGNIATPVDAANIARIIALRAGVPKEKPAHSVSRNCASGIESVVEAARLIAVGEADVVLAGGVENMTQIPFLYRDSVKGVFAKAGMAKTAGQRLGALSGMPWKDLLNPVIGLKEGLNDPACDLGMGDTAEILAKEGHLTREEQDHFALRSHQRAAEARSKLAAEIVPVPVPPDYDRVLTFDNGVRENQTMEALAKLKPVFDRRYGTVTAGNSSQITDGGAAVVVASEEFVAKHGLKPIGRVESWGFAGLEPERMGLGPARSTPIALKKAGLSMKDIGLVEMNEAFAAQILANLKEFAASKELGEIPLDILNVNGGAIALGHPVGCTGTRLILTLLLEMRRRKVRHGLATLCVGGGQGASVILEAV, from the coding sequence ATGGGCACCGACTTCATGCGCGTGTCGGCGGTCGACCTCGGCCGGGCCGCTGCCGTCGAGGCGATGGCCCGCTCGGGCATCGAGCCCTCGGCCGTCGACCAGTCGATCTTCGGCAACATCGCGACGCCCGTCGACGCCGCGAACATCGCGCGGATCATCGCGCTCCGCGCGGGCGTTCCGAAGGAGAAGCCGGCGCACTCCGTCTCGCGCAACTGCGCGTCCGGGATCGAGTCCGTCGTCGAGGCCGCGCGGCTGATCGCCGTCGGCGAGGCGGACGTCGTCCTCGCGGGCGGCGTCGAGAACATGACGCAGATCCCGTTCCTCTACCGCGACAGCGTCAAGGGCGTGTTCGCGAAGGCCGGGATGGCGAAGACGGCCGGCCAGCGCCTCGGCGCGCTCTCCGGCATGCCGTGGAAGGACCTCCTGAATCCGGTCATCGGCCTCAAGGAGGGGCTCAACGATCCCGCCTGCGACCTCGGGATGGGCGACACGGCCGAGATCCTCGCGAAGGAAGGGCACCTCACGCGCGAGGAGCAGGACCACTTTGCGCTCCGCTCGCACCAGCGCGCCGCCGAGGCGCGGTCCAAGCTGGCCGCCGAAATCGTGCCGGTCCCGGTCCCGCCGGACTACGACCGCGTGCTCACGTTCGACAACGGCGTGCGCGAGAACCAGACGATGGAAGCGCTCGCGAAGCTAAAGCCGGTCTTCGACCGCCGCTACGGCACGGTCACGGCCGGCAACTCGTCGCAGATCACGGACGGCGGCGCGGCCGTCGTCGTCGCCTCGGAGGAGTTCGTCGCGAAACATGGCCTGAAGCCCATCGGCCGCGTGGAGAGCTGGGGCTTCGCGGGCCTCGAGCCCGAGCGCATGGGCCTCGGCCCGGCGCGCTCGACGCCGATCGCCCTGAAGAAAGCCGGCCTCTCGATGAAGGACATCGGCCTCGTCGAGATGAACGAGGCGTTCGCGGCGCAGATCCTCGCGAACCTCAAGGAGTTCGCCGCCTCGAAGGAGCTCGGCGAGATCCCGTTGGACATCCTGAACGTGAACGGCGGGGCCATTGCCCTCGGACACCCCGTGGGCTGCACGGGCACCCGCCTCATCCTGACGCTCCTCCTCGAGATGCGGCGGCGCAAGGTCCGGCACGGGCTCGCGACCCTCTGCGTCGGCGGCGGGCAGGGCGCGTCCGTGATCCTGGAGGCGGTGTGA
- the arcC gene encoding carbamate kinase has protein sequence MRVVVALGGNALLRRGEPMTAENQRANVRRAAEALAPVASEHELVISHGNGPQVGLLALQAESGLEAAHFPLDVLGAQTEGMIGYMIEQELGNLLPFEKPFATLLTMVEVDPADPAFRNPTKPIGPVYSEQDAKRLAQERGWAIAPDGAKWRRVVASPQPKRLFELRPVKWLLEKGTIVICGGGGGIPTVYGEDGKLHGVECVIDKDRVASLLAQQLDADFFVMATDVPAVSVGWGTPTARAIRRASPAAIGRFDFASGSMGPKVGAARDFAERTGKTAAIGALEDIPRILAGEAGTLVSNGVATLEWAPPESLSLFTE, from the coding sequence ATGCGCGTCGTCGTCGCCCTCGGAGGGAATGCCCTGCTTCGCCGCGGGGAGCCCATGACCGCGGAGAACCAGCGCGCGAACGTGCGCCGGGCCGCGGAGGCCCTCGCCCCGGTTGCGTCGGAGCACGAGCTCGTCATCTCGCACGGCAACGGCCCGCAGGTGGGACTTCTCGCGCTGCAGGCCGAGTCGGGCCTCGAAGCCGCGCACTTCCCGCTCGACGTCCTCGGCGCGCAGACCGAGGGAATGATCGGCTACATGATCGAGCAGGAGCTCGGAAACCTCCTCCCGTTCGAGAAGCCGTTCGCGACGCTCCTGACGATGGTCGAGGTCGATCCGGCCGACCCCGCCTTCCGAAACCCGACGAAGCCCATCGGTCCCGTCTATTCCGAGCAGGACGCGAAGCGCCTCGCGCAGGAGCGTGGTTGGGCGATCGCGCCCGACGGCGCCAAGTGGAGGCGCGTCGTCGCCTCGCCCCAGCCGAAGCGCCTCTTCGAGCTCCGGCCCGTGAAATGGCTCCTCGAGAAGGGCACGATCGTGATCTGCGGGGGAGGCGGTGGCATCCCGACGGTCTACGGCGAGGACGGAAAGCTCCACGGCGTGGAGTGCGTCATCGACAAGGACCGCGTCGCGTCGCTCCTCGCGCAGCAGCTCGACGCGGATTTCTTCGTGATGGCGACGGACGTGCCGGCGGTGTCGGTCGGGTGGGGAACGCCGACGGCGAGGGCGATCCGGCGCGCGTCCCCCGCCGCGATCGGGCGCTTCGACTTCGCCTCCGGCTCGATGGGTCCGAAAGTCGGAGCGGCCCGCGACTTCGCCGAGCGGACCGGCAAGACGGCCGCGATCGGCGCGCTCGAGGACATTCCGCGGATCCTCGCGGGCGAGGCGGGCACTCTAGTCTCGAACGGCGTCGCGACGCTCGAGTGGGCGCCGCCCGAGAGCCTTTCCCTGTTCACGGAGTAG
- a CDS encoding long-chain fatty acid--CoA ligase: MTPRTLVDIFRNLEKTPKPDLLLVKKSGAWTPISTAQFMDSVKAVSCALEGLGVKQGGRVALLSENRPEWAIVDFACQCYGAVLVPIFPTMVSDQVTYLLKDSGAVVAFTSNEEQARKVLAARAASAEVKASLQHVLSFDPSTLAGVAPFTDVLEKGKSAHAADPAAFEKRADARKPDDLATFIYTSGTTGEPKGAMLTQGNFVSNVVAGCSILPFDSSCVALSFLPLAHVFERMLEYCFYSRSATIAYAESIDKLRDNMGEVHPHLFGAVPRVYEKIYARVQENVSKSSAGKQKLFAQAIDVGKKVVALKAKKQTPDFALALQHFVFERLVYRKVRVALGSRFRYAVSGGAPLAKELAEFFWAIGVEIYEGYGLTETSPVIAVNCPSAWRLGAVGKILPGVECRIAPDGEILTRGPHIMKGYYNKARETADAIDSEGWFHTGDIGVIDADGFLAITDRKKEILVNSNGKNIAPAPIESFLKSQDFVSLPVIIGDKRKFLSCLIIPNFEKLAAWAEANGFAGRPMEQLVKEPRVLALFQTGIDRWNEGKAHEQLVHRFAILPKDLTIEDGELTPTLKVKRRIIDQHYKHLIDEMYEGSGA; encoded by the coding sequence ATGACGCCACGCACACTGGTCGATATCTTCAGGAACCTCGAAAAAACCCCGAAGCCGGATCTCCTCCTCGTAAAAAAGTCCGGCGCGTGGACGCCCATCTCGACCGCGCAGTTCATGGACAGCGTCAAGGCGGTGTCCTGTGCTCTCGAGGGGCTCGGCGTCAAGCAGGGCGGACGCGTCGCGCTCCTCTCCGAGAACCGGCCCGAGTGGGCGATCGTGGACTTCGCCTGCCAGTGCTACGGCGCGGTTCTCGTGCCGATCTTCCCGACGATGGTGTCGGATCAGGTCACGTACCTCCTGAAGGACTCCGGCGCCGTGGTGGCGTTCACGTCGAACGAGGAGCAGGCCCGCAAGGTTCTCGCGGCGCGCGCCGCGTCGGCCGAGGTCAAGGCGTCGCTCCAGCACGTCCTCAGCTTCGACCCGTCGACGCTCGCGGGCGTCGCGCCGTTCACCGACGTCCTCGAGAAGGGCAAGTCCGCCCATGCCGCCGACCCCGCTGCGTTCGAGAAACGGGCCGACGCGCGCAAACCGGATGACCTCGCGACGTTCATCTACACCTCCGGCACGACCGGCGAACCTAAGGGCGCGATGCTGACGCAGGGGAACTTCGTCTCGAACGTCGTCGCGGGCTGCTCGATCCTGCCGTTCGACTCCTCCTGTGTCGCGCTCTCGTTTCTCCCGCTCGCACACGTCTTCGAACGGATGCTCGAGTACTGCTTCTACAGCCGCAGCGCGACGATCGCGTACGCGGAGTCGATCGACAAGCTGCGCGACAACATGGGCGAGGTGCACCCGCACCTGTTCGGCGCGGTTCCGCGCGTCTACGAGAAGATCTACGCACGCGTCCAGGAAAACGTCTCGAAGTCGTCGGCGGGCAAGCAGAAGCTCTTTGCGCAGGCGATCGACGTCGGCAAGAAGGTCGTCGCCCTCAAGGCCAAGAAGCAGACGCCCGACTTCGCGCTCGCGCTCCAGCACTTCGTCTTCGAGCGCCTCGTGTACCGCAAGGTGCGCGTGGCTCTCGGGTCGCGCTTCCGTTACGCCGTCTCGGGCGGCGCGCCGCTCGCGAAGGAGCTCGCGGAGTTCTTCTGGGCGATCGGTGTCGAGATCTACGAGGGCTACGGCCTCACGGAGACGAGCCCGGTCATCGCCGTGAACTGTCCGTCGGCCTGGAGGCTCGGCGCCGTCGGAAAGATCCTGCCCGGCGTCGAGTGCAGGATCGCGCCGGACGGCGAGATCCTCACGCGCGGGCCCCACATCATGAAGGGCTACTACAACAAGGCGAGGGAAACGGCCGACGCGATCGACTCCGAGGGCTGGTTCCACACGGGCGACATCGGCGTCATCGACGCGGACGGCTTCCTTGCGATCACGGACCGCAAGAAGGAGATTCTCGTCAACTCGAACGGCAAGAACATCGCGCCGGCGCCGATCGAGAGTTTCCTCAAGAGCCAGGACTTCGTCTCGCTGCCCGTCATCATCGGCGACAAGAGGAAGTTCCTGTCCTGCCTCATCATTCCGAACTTCGAGAAGCTCGCGGCGTGGGCGGAGGCGAACGGCTTTGCGGGACGGCCGATGGAGCAGCTCGTCAAGGAGCCGCGCGTCCTCGCACTGTTCCAGACGGGGATCGACCGGTGGAACGAAGGCAAGGCCCACGAGCAGCTCGTCCACCGCTTCGCGATCCTCCCGAAGGACCTCACGATCGAGGACGGCGAGCTCACGCCGACGCTCAAGGTCAAGCGGCGCATCATCGACCAGCACTACAAGCACCTGATCGACGAGATGTACGAGGGCTCGGGCGCGTAG
- a CDS encoding enoyl-CoA hydratase/isomerase family protein, giving the protein MATLVEETVPVKSAAAPASAFRLIVEADGLAVLEFDTPGEKVNKYSRSVVMEFDRVLDSLAARTDVKALVLISRKPGIFIAGADVNEIAKADAGSDPEMIRGPHRTFNKLANLPFPTVAAIDGACVGGGCETVLSMDWRLASDSPKTQIGLPEIKLGILPAWGGTTRLPRMIGLAGALDVILAGKVLDAKRAKKAGLVDEVVPAALLEEVAKGYALRKIGTKKRSNAGPGGGPVRVREASLVEKFLEGPGKGIVFSKARASVMKETKGHYPAPLAALSVVEKGFGAPFDKALEYEVEGVGTLIGTPTMRSLVGLFFRMEEVKKETGVEALGVGVVKPRRIGRVGVLGAGVMGGGIAQLAADKGLPVRMKDIKPEALALGYAQAARIWKEKLKKRRMTRAQFAGKMSLLGGSLEYAGFETCDITIEAVLEKMAVKHAVLAEWEKIVPATAIFASNTSTLPITEIAANAAHPERVVGMHFFNPVYKMPLVEVIYGTKTDPEVTATIFDLAKRMGKTPVVVKDSPGFLVNRILGPYIAEGARLVLEGVDFTAIDKAMRAFGMPVGPIELLDDVGIDVAAKASETLSKTWPDRMPQDPALDKLVAAGRIGRKAKKGFYSYEGDRRGGPDQAVYAELGLSSPSKNLSSSEIQDRLVLPMINEAAYCLSEGVVASPAKLDLAMIFGTGFPPFRGGLCAHADALGAKAVVEALQKLAKEKGGRFAPAPLLIEMARTNKKFFA; this is encoded by the coding sequence ATGGCGACCCTCGTGGAAGAAACCGTTCCCGTGAAGAGCGCCGCGGCCCCGGCGTCCGCCTTCCGTCTCATCGTCGAGGCCGACGGCCTCGCCGTCCTCGAGTTCGACACGCCGGGGGAGAAGGTCAACAAGTACTCCCGTTCCGTCGTGATGGAGTTCGATCGCGTGCTCGATTCGCTCGCGGCACGGACCGACGTCAAGGCGCTCGTCCTGATTTCGCGGAAGCCCGGAATCTTCATCGCGGGCGCCGACGTGAACGAGATCGCGAAGGCCGACGCGGGCTCGGATCCCGAGATGATCCGGGGCCCGCACCGCACCTTCAACAAGCTCGCGAACCTGCCGTTTCCCACGGTTGCCGCGATCGACGGCGCCTGCGTGGGCGGCGGCTGCGAGACGGTTCTCTCGATGGACTGGCGCCTCGCCTCCGACTCGCCGAAGACGCAGATCGGCCTGCCGGAGATCAAGCTCGGGATCCTCCCCGCCTGGGGCGGCACGACGCGCCTGCCCCGCATGATCGGCCTCGCGGGCGCGCTCGACGTCATCCTCGCGGGCAAGGTTCTCGACGCGAAGCGCGCGAAGAAGGCCGGCCTCGTGGACGAGGTCGTCCCGGCCGCGCTCCTCGAAGAGGTCGCCAAGGGCTACGCCCTCAGGAAGATCGGCACGAAGAAGCGCTCGAACGCGGGACCGGGCGGCGGGCCTGTGCGCGTCCGCGAGGCCTCGCTCGTCGAGAAGTTTCTCGAGGGGCCCGGCAAGGGCATCGTTTTCTCGAAGGCCCGCGCCTCCGTCATGAAGGAGACGAAGGGCCACTACCCGGCGCCGCTCGCGGCGCTCTCCGTCGTCGAGAAGGGCTTCGGAGCCCCCTTCGACAAGGCTCTCGAGTACGAGGTCGAGGGCGTCGGGACGCTCATCGGAACGCCGACGATGCGTTCTCTCGTCGGCCTCTTCTTCCGCATGGAAGAGGTCAAGAAGGAGACGGGCGTCGAAGCGCTCGGCGTCGGCGTCGTCAAGCCGCGCAGGATCGGCCGCGTCGGCGTCCTCGGCGCGGGCGTCATGGGCGGCGGCATCGCGCAGCTCGCGGCCGACAAGGGCCTGCCCGTGCGCATGAAGGACATCAAGCCCGAGGCGCTCGCCCTCGGGTACGCGCAGGCCGCGCGGATCTGGAAGGAGAAGCTGAAGAAGCGTCGGATGACCCGCGCCCAGTTCGCGGGGAAGATGTCGCTCCTCGGCGGCTCGCTCGAGTACGCCGGCTTCGAGACGTGCGACATCACGATCGAAGCCGTGCTCGAGAAGATGGCCGTCAAGCACGCCGTCCTCGCCGAGTGGGAAAAGATCGTCCCGGCGACCGCGATCTTCGCATCCAACACCTCGACGCTCCCGATCACGGAGATCGCCGCGAACGCGGCCCACCCCGAGCGCGTCGTCGGCATGCACTTCTTCAACCCGGTTTACAAGATGCCGCTCGTCGAGGTCATCTACGGGACGAAGACCGACCCCGAGGTCACGGCGACGATCTTCGATCTCGCGAAGCGAATGGGGAAGACGCCGGTCGTCGTGAAGGACTCGCCGGGCTTCCTCGTCAACCGCATCCTCGGGCCGTACATCGCCGAGGGCGCGCGGCTCGTCCTGGAGGGCGTCGACTTCACGGCGATCGACAAGGCCATGCGCGCGTTCGGAATGCCCGTCGGCCCGATCGAGCTCCTCGACGACGTCGGGATCGACGTCGCCGCGAAGGCCTCCGAGACGCTCTCGAAGACCTGGCCCGACCGCATGCCGCAGGACCCGGCGCTCGACAAGCTCGTCGCGGCGGGGCGCATTGGAAGGAAAGCGAAGAAGGGGTTCTATTCCTACGAAGGAGACAGGCGCGGCGGACCGGATCAGGCGGTGTATGCCGAGCTCGGCCTCTCTTCACCTTCAAAGAATCTTTCTTCCTCCGAAATCCAGGACCGCCTCGTTCTTCCGATGATCAACGAGGCGGCGTACTGCCTTTCCGAGGGCGTCGTCGCGAGCCCAGCGAAGCTGGACCTCGCGATGATCTTCGGCACGGGCTTCCCGCCCTTCCGCGGCGGGCTCTGCGCGCATGCGGACGCGCTCGGCGCGAAAGCGGTCGTCGAGGCGCTCCAGAAGCTGGCGAAGGAAAAAGGCGGCCGGTTCGCTCCGGCTCCGCTCCTGATCGAAATGGCGCGCACGAACAAGAAATTCTTCGCATGA
- a CDS encoding PEGA domain-containing protein gives MRRRRPPLLALAVALAPLFGCATVLNGPNQTIHVETDPPGATVTVGSERQTSPVDLVVKRASKGLVVVIEKDGYVTRKVPLERGASPNTWINFVGLPVGLVAGAAIGGNQSSNAYEEVSNGAVGLLIGALVVPGVMFAVDAASGSIHRLDPPFIAVKLELAAPAAAPASTP, from the coding sequence ATGCGACGCCGCCGCCCGCCCCTCCTCGCGCTCGCCGTCGCCCTGGCTCCCCTCTTCGGCTGCGCGACGGTCCTGAACGGGCCGAACCAGACGATCCACGTCGAGACGGATCCCCCCGGCGCCACGGTTACGGTGGGCAGCGAGCGCCAGACGAGCCCCGTCGATCTGGTCGTGAAACGCGCATCCAAGGGCCTCGTCGTCGTCATCGAGAAGGACGGATACGTCACCCGAAAGGTCCCCCTCGAGCGCGGCGCGTCCCCGAACACGTGGATCAACTTCGTCGGCCTCCCGGTCGGCCTCGTGGCAGGAGCTGCGATCGGCGGTAATCAGAGCAGCAACGCCTACGAGGAGGTGAGCAACGGCGCCGTGGGCCTCCTGATCGGCGCCCTCGTCGTGCCTGGTGTCATGTTCGCGGTGGACGCCGCGAGCGGATCGATCCACCGCCTCGACCCGCCCTTCATCGCCGTGAAGCTCGAACTCGCCGCGCCGGCGGCGGCCCCGGCCTCTACTCCGTGA
- a CDS encoding PEGA domain-containing protein: MRIRRALPFAFFLALSPLFGCATIAHGNRQTVHVETDPPGATFTLLGKRYTTPVDVEVPRKAKDVELVLEKDGYAAKRVALARKRSSATWANLLWIPAGAGIGALATSGSSDWFAPTPGEAAAGGAVAGAIVSGVALIVDGASGANYVFDPPFIVVRLDPIPVAGAADR; this comes from the coding sequence ATGCGGATTCGACGCGCGCTCCCCTTCGCGTTCTTCCTCGCGCTCTCCCCCCTCTTCGGCTGCGCGACGATCGCCCACGGAAACCGCCAGACCGTCCACGTGGAAACGGACCCGCCGGGAGCGACGTTCACCCTTCTCGGAAAGCGTTACACGACCCCGGTGGACGTCGAAGTTCCGCGAAAGGCCAAGGACGTCGAGCTCGTCCTCGAAAAGGACGGATATGCGGCGAAGCGGGTCGCTCTCGCCCGGAAGCGTTCTTCCGCCACGTGGGCGAACCTCCTCTGGATCCCCGCGGGCGCCGGAATCGGAGCGCTCGCTACCTCGGGCAGCTCCGACTGGTTCGCGCCGACGCCGGGAGAGGCGGCCGCCGGAGGGGCCGTCGCAGGCGCGATCGTCTCGGGCGTGGCGTTGATCGTCGACGGCGCGTCGGGCGCCAACTACGTCTTCGACCCGCCGTTCATCGTGGTCAGGCTGGATCCGATCCCGGTCGCCGGCGCCGCGGATCGTTGA